In uncultured Cohaesibacter sp., a genomic segment contains:
- the tkt gene encoding transketolase, whose amino-acid sequence MVDKAPTVVSNAIRFLSADAVQNAKSGHPGMPMGMAEMGVALWKNHLKHNPKNPKWDNRDRFVLSNGHGSMLIYSLLHFSGYDVSMDDIKDFRQLHSKTPGHPEYGVTPGIETTTGPLGQGIANAVGMAIAEKVLAADYNRPGFDIVDHYTYVFMGDGCMMEGVSHEACSLAGTLALNKLIVLYDDNGISIDGDVKGWFTDDTPMRFESYGWNVIRNIDGHDIEAVEAAVAEAKKQNDKPTLICCKTTIGKGAPTVGGTAACHGNLLGDAEIAKARELMGWSYPAFDIPQQVYDEMSALEAGAAAEAAWSESFAAYEKAFPKEAACYKRRMSGELPADFASKMTAFIAETAKAQQEMPVRMASHKAITMIAKELPELIGASADLAASCLSYWEDSKPVTAKDGGNFIYAGIREFGMGAIMNGIALHGGLIPFGGGYVTFSDYQRNAIRMGALMKQRVIYALSHDSIAVGEDGPTHQPIEQLGSLRMIPNLDVWRPCDATEAAVAWECAIAHEETPTLMSLSRQICPAFKRSDAQVEAIKRGGYVISEAKGELKAVIIATGGEMDIALKGQALLEAEGIGARVVSMPSTFLFDKQDKAYKADILPAGIPRVSVEAAHTDYWRKYVGLEGACVGLDSFGESAPPAVLYDYFNITDKAVAKAVKSVL is encoded by the coding sequence ATGGTAGATAAAGCCCCAACTGTTGTATCGAACGCCATTCGGTTCCTCTCTGCCGATGCCGTTCAGAATGCCAAATCTGGCCACCCCGGCATGCCCATGGGCATGGCTGAAATGGGCGTGGCGCTTTGGAAAAATCATCTCAAGCACAATCCAAAAAATCCCAAATGGGACAACCGCGACCGCTTTGTTCTGAGCAATGGTCACGGCTCCATGCTCATCTATAGCCTGCTGCATTTCTCCGGCTATGATGTGAGCATGGATGACATCAAGGACTTCCGTCAGCTGCATTCAAAAACGCCCGGACACCCGGAATATGGTGTAACCCCGGGCATTGAAACCACCACCGGCCCACTCGGGCAGGGCATTGCCAACGCCGTTGGCATGGCAATCGCCGAAAAGGTGCTGGCTGCCGACTATAACCGTCCCGGTTTCGACATTGTCGACCATTACACCTATGTCTTTATGGGTGATGGCTGCATGATGGAAGGCGTCTCCCACGAAGCCTGTTCGCTGGCCGGAACGCTTGCCCTCAACAAGCTGATCGTACTCTATGACGATAACGGCATTTCCATTGACGGCGATGTGAAGGGCTGGTTCACCGATGACACGCCAATGCGCTTCGAATCCTATGGCTGGAATGTTATTCGCAACATTGATGGTCATGATATTGAAGCTGTTGAAGCTGCTGTTGCCGAGGCGAAAAAGCAGAATGACAAGCCGACCCTGATCTGCTGCAAAACCACCATCGGCAAGGGCGCCCCAACTGTTGGCGGCACGGCAGCCTGCCATGGCAACCTGTTGGGCGATGCTGAAATCGCCAAGGCTCGTGAATTGATGGGCTGGAGCTATCCCGCCTTTGATATTCCGCAACAGGTCTATGATGAAATGAGCGCTCTGGAAGCTGGCGCTGCGGCGGAAGCGGCTTGGAGCGAGAGCTTTGCTGCTTATGAAAAGGCCTTCCCCAAGGAAGCTGCATGCTACAAGCGCCGCATGTCCGGTGAACTGCCTGCCGACTTTGCCAGCAAGATGACGGCATTCATTGCCGAAACCGCAAAGGCACAGCAGGAAATGCCGGTTCGCATGGCCAGCCACAAGGCGATCACCATGATTGCCAAGGAACTGCCCGAACTGATTGGCGCATCTGCCGACCTTGCCGCTTCCTGCCTTTCCTACTGGGAAGACAGCAAGCCCGTAACCGCGAAAGACGGTGGCAACTTCATCTATGCCGGTATTCGTGAATTCGGCATGGGTGCCATCATGAATGGTATCGCCCTGCATGGTGGCCTTATCCCGTTCGGCGGCGGCTATGTAACCTTCTCCGACTATCAGCGAAATGCCATCCGTATGGGCGCGCTGATGAAACAGCGGGTCATTTATGCGCTGTCTCACGATTCCATTGCCGTGGGTGAAGATGGGCCGACCCATCAGCCGATTGAGCAACTCGGCTCTCTGCGCATGATCCCAAATCTCGACGTCTGGCGTCCATGTGATGCAACTGAGGCCGCTGTGGCATGGGAATGCGCCATCGCCCATGAAGAAACCCCGACCCTGATGTCTCTCAGCCGCCAGATTTGCCCCGCCTTCAAGCGCAGCGACGCGCAGGTGGAAGCCATCAAGCGCGGTGGCTATGTCATCAGCGAAGCGAAAGGTGAGCTTAAGGCCGTCATCATCGCAACCGGCGGTGAAATGGATATTGCGCTTAAAGGGCAGGCGCTTCTGGAAGCAGAAGGCATTGGTGCCCGCGTCGTTTCCATGCCTTCCACCTTCCTGTTCGACAAACAGGACAAGGCCTATAAGGCCGACATCCTGCCAGCAGGCATTCCGCGCGTCTCCGTTGAGGCTGCCCACACGGATTACTGGCGCAAATATGTCGGTCTGGAAGGGGCCTGCGTCGGTCTGGACAGCTTTGGGGAGTCTGCTCCTCCGGCTGTGCTCTATGACTATTTCAACATCACCGACAAGGCCGTCGCCAAGGCAGTCAAGTCCGTACTCTAG
- a CDS encoding carbohydrate ABC transporter permease yields MMVSRKSKLRRILTVELPMVVILLFTLGPYLWMLLTSLTEEDKLFTQGPSLIGATFENYFRLFNTVGFLDNMITSFIVAAGTVVVGLTLSVTAAYSFSRFNFMGKKYLLTQFLIINMFPIVLLILPLFVLMRVLGLLDSHLALIIANSTVAIPFSVWMMTSYINGIPKSLDEAAMTDGCSRLGALRRVVLPLCMPGIVATGIYIFITAWNEYLYALSLGGPNVRPITVAIQTLIGEYEVQWGLLTSGGIVGALPATILFLIVQKRLISGMTQGAVKG; encoded by the coding sequence ATAATGGTTAGCCGAAAAAGCAAATTGCGGCGCATTTTGACGGTCGAACTGCCGATGGTGGTCATTCTGCTCTTCACCTTGGGCCCGTATCTCTGGATGCTTCTGACTTCGCTGACCGAGGAAGACAAGCTTTTCACTCAGGGACCAAGCCTGATTGGTGCGACTTTTGAAAACTACTTCCGTCTGTTCAATACGGTTGGTTTTCTCGACAATATGATCACTTCCTTCATTGTCGCTGCCGGAACGGTGGTTGTTGGCCTGACATTGAGTGTGACTGCTGCCTATTCCTTCTCGCGCTTCAACTTCATGGGCAAGAAATATCTGCTGACGCAGTTCCTGATCATCAATATGTTTCCGATCGTGCTGCTCATCCTGCCGCTGTTCGTCCTGATGCGCGTATTGGGTCTGCTGGACAGCCATCTGGCACTGATTATCGCAAACTCGACGGTCGCCATTCCCTTTTCGGTCTGGATGATGACCAGCTACATCAACGGCATACCCAAATCGCTTGATGAAGCCGCCATGACAGATGGTTGCTCGCGTCTGGGTGCCTTGCGTCGGGTGGTTCTGCCGCTCTGCATGCCCGGTATCGTGGCAACCGGCATCTATATCTTCATCACCGCATGGAACGAATATCTCTATGCGCTGTCCCTTGGAGGCCCGAATGTGCGCCCGATCACGGTCGCCATCCAGACCCTCATTGGCGAATATGAAGTGCAATGGGGCCTTTTGACCTCTGGCGGCATCGTTGGTGCTCTGCCTGCGACCATCCTGTTCCTGATTGTTCAGAAACGCCTGATCAGCGGCATGACACAGGGCGCGGTGAAAGGCTAG
- a CDS encoding GntR family transcriptional regulator, which produces MYEDLQREIMLGVLPPMATIVEMEIAERFACSQSTVREALIALNNDGLVERRSHRGTFVADARADDAHELIRIRRDIESRAMARVLRRFGALLRNELIEIIEAMKSAAQQGDVYQVTIHDRAFHLNLFDAADLPSVRPVLQRCLIHNHRFKILNSGSQRDLYETAVRHEAILDGLTSGDVKRATAAMSHHVTTIEEFGPDITEEEGS; this is translated from the coding sequence GTGTATGAGGATTTGCAGCGAGAGATCATGCTTGGTGTGCTGCCTCCAATGGCCACGATTGTGGAAATGGAGATTGCAGAGAGATTTGCTTGCAGTCAGAGCACGGTGCGTGAAGCGCTCATCGCGCTCAACAATGACGGCCTTGTCGAGCGGCGCTCGCACCGGGGCACCTTTGTTGCCGATGCGCGCGCAGATGATGCACATGAACTGATCCGCATTCGGCGCGATATTGAATCGCGTGCCATGGCGCGGGTTTTGCGTCGTTTTGGTGCGTTGCTCAGAAATGAGCTCATCGAAATCATCGAGGCGATGAAAAGTGCCGCGCAGCAGGGCGATGTCTATCAGGTGACAATTCATGACCGGGCCTTCCATCTCAATCTGTTTGACGCGGCCGATCTGCCCAGTGTCCGGCCAGTATTGCAGCGCTGCCTGATACATAACCATCGTTTCAAGATCCTGAATTCAGGAAGCCAGCGCGACCTTTATGAGACTGCCGTGCGTCACGAAGCCATTCTGGATGGTCTGACCAGCGGTGATGTCAAAAGGGCCACCGCTGCCATGTCTCACCATGTGACAACAATCGAGGAATTCGGTCCGGATATTACAGAAGAAGAGGGATCATGA
- a CDS encoding sugar phosphate isomerase/epimerase family protein, with protein MDNPIGIISMQFARPFGRQHLDLFGRMKELGFDLVELLVPEPEDGLNAEDIRGALQDAGLKIALAARVSLARSISDADPGIRQAGSDYLKYCIDMAQAVGAISLGGPLYGAPMVFAGRAPAPVAEEEMKAREQRVIDALSRLSPLAMAADCLLALEPLNRYETDVISTVSQAMRVIEAVDHPSLGLLLDSFHANIEERSIPDAIRMAGEKLFYFQGNENHRGFPGTGNMDWPQIMKALRDIDYRGAITLEPFRRNDDRIGLPIAQWRPPHEDESQKLKAAIALIRACAQMAEFQR; from the coding sequence ATGGATAATCCGATCGGTATCATCTCGATGCAATTTGCCCGCCCATTCGGGCGGCAGCATCTGGACCTGTTTGGCCGGATGAAGGAACTCGGTTTCGATCTGGTCGAACTGCTGGTGCCGGAACCTGAAGATGGGTTGAATGCAGAAGACATCAGAGGCGCGCTTCAGGACGCCGGGCTCAAGATCGCACTTGCAGCGCGTGTGTCTCTTGCCCGTTCCATTTCGGATGCCGATCCAGGTATTCGGCAGGCCGGGTCCGACTATCTGAAATATTGCATCGATATGGCGCAGGCCGTCGGCGCGATATCGCTCGGAGGTCCATTATATGGTGCGCCCATGGTCTTTGCGGGGCGGGCACCAGCGCCCGTCGCTGAAGAGGAAATGAAAGCTAGAGAGCAGCGGGTGATCGATGCATTGTCCCGTTTGTCCCCCCTTGCAATGGCAGCAGATTGCCTGCTCGCTCTCGAACCTCTCAATCGCTATGAGACAGATGTCATTTCGACGGTCTCGCAGGCCATGCGCGTCATCGAGGCCGTCGATCATCCTTCCCTCGGGCTGCTGCTGGACAGTTTCCACGCCAATATCGAGGAACGCTCCATTCCCGACGCGATACGAATGGCCGGGGAGAAGCTGTTTTATTTCCAGGGAAATGAAAATCATCGCGGTTTTCCAGGCACTGGCAACATGGATTGGCCGCAAATCATGAAGGCGCTTCGCGACATCGATTATCGCGGAGCAATCACGCTGGAACCATTCCGCCGCAACGATGACCGCATCGGTCTTCCAATCGCCCAATGGCGTCCGCCGCACGAAGATGAAAGCCAAAAGCTCAAGGCCGCAATTGCATTGATCCGCGCCTGCGCACAAATGGCGGAGTTTCAAAGATGA
- a CDS encoding sugar ABC transporter substrate-binding protein has translation MKKSLSVAALAAAMLFCGGAANAQDTVRFWYHFDNADNPMADLVAKFEAKNPGIKVEAENIPWNSYYDNLYTSIIAGSAPDAAMVKMHAQPRLVEMGALEPLDDRIAAWDGASDIQDNLFDLTKGPDGKQYYLPVQYVVLYLYYRADMFKELGLEPPKTCDDFRNAAIKLTRDTNGDGRNDVYGFGFRGGKGGHDHWGSLVLSREGASFDKGGMTNDAAIAGTQFVVDLFQKDKVFPPSAPNDGFKEVTGAFKAGTTAMTIHHIGSANDMVAALGDNVSATTVPECGGGRWTSFGDESTAVFSDASNKDAAWKWIAFLSSEGNNKEFNESTGQLPVTKSDSANWTLHPKRFVDATVASLPFAHMLPNRPETSDFVNTEWPVNMQRALTGEISAADMNAKIEKLFNH, from the coding sequence ATGAAGAAATCTCTATCAGTCGCAGCGCTCGCTGCGGCAATGTTGTTTTGCGGCGGTGCTGCAAACGCTCAAGATACTGTAAGATTCTGGTATCACTTCGATAACGCCGACAATCCGATGGCGGACCTTGTTGCCAAATTCGAAGCCAAGAATCCCGGCATCAAAGTCGAAGCCGAGAATATTCCCTGGAATAGCTATTACGACAATCTTTACACTTCCATCATCGCCGGAAGCGCCCCCGATGCTGCCATGGTGAAAATGCACGCTCAGCCGCGCTTGGTGGAAATGGGTGCATTGGAACCGCTTGACGACAGAATTGCTGCTTGGGACGGAGCCAGTGACATTCAGGACAATCTGTTTGATCTCACCAAGGGTCCTGATGGAAAACAATATTATTTGCCTGTACAATATGTTGTTCTTTATCTCTATTATCGCGCCGACATGTTCAAGGAACTTGGGCTTGAACCGCCAAAGACCTGCGATGATTTCCGTAATGCCGCGATCAAGCTGACGCGGGACACCAACGGTGACGGTCGCAATGACGTCTACGGGTTCGGTTTCCGTGGCGGTAAGGGTGGCCATGACCATTGGGGTAGCCTGGTGCTCTCGCGTGAGGGCGCCAGCTTCGACAAGGGCGGCATGACCAACGATGCAGCAATTGCCGGAACCCAGTTTGTCGTGGATCTCTTCCAGAAAGACAAGGTATTCCCGCCTTCTGCCCCCAATGATGGCTTCAAGGAAGTGACCGGTGCATTCAAGGCCGGAACCACTGCGATGACCATCCATCACATTGGCTCGGCAAATGACATGGTTGCCGCTCTGGGTGACAATGTCTCTGCCACGACCGTTCCGGAATGTGGCGGTGGACGCTGGACGTCCTTTGGCGATGAATCCACGGCCGTTTTCTCGGACGCATCCAACAAGGACGCTGCCTGGAAGTGGATTGCTTTCCTTTCCTCTGAAGGAAACAACAAGGAATTCAACGAATCCACCGGTCAGTTGCCAGTCACCAAGTCTGACTCGGCAAACTGGACCCTACATCCAAAACGCTTCGTTGATGCGACCGTTGCAAGCTTGCCATTCGCACATATGCTTCCGAACCGGCCGGAAACGTCCGACTTCGTGAACACCGAATGGCCCGTCAACATGCAGCGCGCCCTGACGGGTGAAATCTCGGCAGCAGATATGAACGCAAAAATCGAGAAATTGTTCAATCACTGA
- a CDS encoding Gfo/Idh/MocA family oxidoreductase, protein MTLNIGWIGCGRHASQMLMPQLARNDLHIAAVCDLDDKAASRAAWQYGAEATYGYYRDLINHKGLDAIGMAVGPEVHHDAALAALASGLPVFIEKPPAKDLKATEEIAEASIRAGKPVIVGFMKRYSTGNRIARNIVKDTEFGPVMGLSGYYMNEPAYFAGKPDYTSFYLHHCVHYMDLLPWLAGAPFADLSVRVNVATPGHILVHLGFECANGTIGSVAMGTTQSRGTPTESLTIMGDHKRVEIQNIIHVKYFRHPPFKADDAQATLSPDTDTLCWEPNFTAAANEDHKGYAALIADAAAAFRGEASAAPQIHDGVVAMASLERMTVLIEQEFKKQKK, encoded by the coding sequence ATGACACTGAATATCGGCTGGATCGGTTGCGGTCGCCACGCTTCACAGATGCTGATGCCGCAACTGGCAAGAAATGATCTGCATATCGCCGCGGTTTGTGATCTTGATGACAAGGCCGCCAGCAGAGCTGCATGGCAATATGGTGCGGAAGCAACCTATGGCTATTATCGCGATCTTATCAATCACAAGGGACTGGATGCCATTGGCATGGCTGTCGGTCCGGAAGTGCATCACGATGCTGCACTGGCCGCGCTGGCCAGCGGGTTGCCGGTCTTTATCGAAAAGCCGCCCGCAAAGGACCTCAAGGCAACCGAAGAAATCGCAGAAGCCTCCATACGTGCTGGCAAGCCGGTGATCGTGGGCTTCATGAAGCGCTATTCAACCGGCAACAGGATCGCAAGGAATATCGTAAAGGACACCGAGTTCGGGCCGGTCATGGGGCTTTCGGGCTACTATATGAATGAACCTGCCTATTTTGCCGGAAAGCCTGACTATACCAGCTTCTATCTGCATCACTGCGTGCATTATATGGATCTTCTGCCATGGCTGGCGGGGGCGCCCTTTGCAGACCTGTCCGTGCGGGTGAATGTTGCCACACCGGGGCACATCCTCGTGCATCTGGGTTTCGAATGCGCAAATGGCACGATCGGATCGGTCGCCATGGGCACCACCCAGTCCCGAGGCACGCCGACAGAAAGCCTCACCATCATGGGCGACCACAAGCGGGTCGAGATCCAGAATATCATTCATGTCAAATATTTCCGTCATCCGCCTTTCAAGGCCGATGACGCCCAAGCCACTCTCAGCCCGGATACCGACACACTGTGCTGGGAACCCAATTTCACAGCTGCCGCCAATGAAGATCATAAAGGCTACGCAGCTCTGATCGCCGATGCCGCAGCCGCCTTCAGGGGCGAGGCATCGGCAGCCCCCCAAATCCACGATGGCGTCGTAGCGATGGCGTCTCTCGAACGCATGACGGTTTTGATCGAGCAAGAGTTCAAGAAACAAAAGAAATAA
- a CDS encoding sugar ABC transporter permease: MTMTASEWPSSRAALAKRVLPYALLSPAVIVTLAIVFFPMVQAAWMSLHDYILWKPNAISFVGLKNFFAAFNDEVFWISLKHTVIWIGLTIPSQLLLGLVTALLLNQEFPWRPLARALIIIPWALPSVVIGLMWVWIYDSNYGILNDFLLRINIIQDSVPWLADPDTALYAIILTLTWQGFPFFAVMILAGLQSIPKSYYEAASIDGASKWRQFWHITLPGISGVLVTAVLLRTIWVANSIDVIYVMTGGGPGYATYTLPLYAFVKARTNLDFGYGSSLAVLFTIMLLGLVVVYMRKVGKDTE; the protein is encoded by the coding sequence ATGACTATGACTGCATCTGAGTGGCCATCGAGCCGCGCGGCGCTCGCTAAGCGCGTACTGCCCTATGCGCTTTTATCACCTGCCGTGATTGTTACTTTGGCAATTGTTTTCTTTCCCATGGTGCAAGCTGCATGGATGAGCTTGCATGACTATATATTGTGGAAGCCGAACGCGATCAGCTTTGTCGGCCTGAAAAATTTCTTTGCCGCCTTCAATGACGAGGTCTTCTGGATCTCTCTCAAACATACGGTTATCTGGATTGGCCTGACCATTCCCAGCCAGCTGCTGCTTGGTCTCGTCACCGCATTGCTGCTCAATCAGGAATTTCCGTGGCGTCCGCTGGCTCGCGCCCTGATCATCATTCCATGGGCATTGCCTTCCGTGGTTATCGGGTTGATGTGGGTTTGGATCTATGATTCCAACTATGGCATCCTCAATGACTTCCTGTTGCGCATCAACATCATTCAGGATTCCGTGCCATGGTTGGCCGATCCGGATACGGCTCTCTATGCCATCATCCTGACGCTGACATGGCAGGGTTTCCCCTTCTTCGCGGTCATGATCCTTGCCGGACTGCAATCCATTCCCAAAAGCTATTATGAAGCCGCATCCATCGACGGCGCAAGCAAATGGCGGCAATTCTGGCACATCACCCTGCCGGGCATCTCCGGTGTGCTGGTGACCGCTGTATTGCTCAGAACCATCTGGGTGGCGAACTCGATTGACGTCATCTACGTGATGACCGGCGGTGGCCCCGGCTATGCGACCTACACCTTGCCGCTTTACGCCTTCGTCAAGGCGCGTACCAATCTTGATTTCGGCTACGGCTCTTCTCTGGCAGTGCTCTTCACGATCATGCTTCTGGGGCTTGTGGTGGTCTATATGCGCAAAGTTGGAAAGGACACAGAATAA
- a CDS encoding RidA family protein — MVNRYLPTPVLHRVVEKDGFVFVGGTACDDTSKDIKGQTLETLEKMEGYLHEAGSDKNKVLFATIYLASLDLKAEMSEVWGEWFEAEHLPARATLCSPDLGGDTLIEIFVTAYK, encoded by the coding sequence ATGGTAAATCGATATCTTCCTACCCCTGTGTTGCATCGTGTCGTTGAGAAAGATGGATTTGTCTTTGTCGGCGGTACTGCTTGCGATGATACCAGCAAGGATATCAAAGGGCAAACCCTCGAGACCCTCGAAAAGATGGAAGGCTACCTGCATGAGGCAGGCTCGGACAAGAACAAGGTTCTGTTTGCAACCATCTATCTTGCCAGCCTCGATCTCAAGGCGGAGATGAGCGAAGTCTGGGGCGAATGGTTCGAAGCTGAACATCTCCCGGCGCGCGCAACGCTCTGCTCTCCGGATCTGGGTGGCGACACCCTGATCGAAATTTTTGTTACGGCATATAAATAA